In one window of Arachis ipaensis cultivar K30076 chromosome B06, Araip1.1, whole genome shotgun sequence DNA:
- the LOC107646248 gene encoding protein FAR1-RELATED SEQUENCE 5-like gives MNLKEITVEEIKSLHFPDREVAFLFYNLYAKMNGFAARRYRSRRNLNNELIQQSFVCFRQGFRKARICDGVEVADWKREPKPETRCGCEAEMRVHIDKDTGRWIVTYFQEVHNHKMLEDTLTFMLPGHRRMNSAAIDQMNMMLKVGIKTPQIYASFVQTAGGCENVPFLKRDMYNRIDKQRRIIGGDASACLKLLQRMEVENPGMFVRHLADKDGRLVHLFWCDNCSQLDYEIFGDVLAFDATYRKNKYMCPLVVFSGVNHHNQTIVFAAALVANETEETYKWLLQQFLEGMKGKAPECVITDGHGAMKKAIESVFPNSYHRLCAWHLLRNATSNISNPVFTSEFKKCMLFDYEVAEFEQHWNNVVSELGLQDNPWVCDLYARRHMWATAHIRGNFFGGFRTTSRCEGLHSMLGKFVHSRHNLKDFVEQFFRCISQMRSREAFSDLQSTVGDMVLQSPLRSLERSAASVLTREIFLIFRPMLSRACTLKVRSCTFTACSDIYSLFRSGDSAREWRVSHYRNGSFFKCSCMRMETLGIPCDHIIAVFHHLDITEMPASVILERWSKDARSRVRAFMEKGPFCWDSMVTCRNWMLNDLCRELCVLASAQVDDFVDVTGKLRNEILHLKSKRVSPIGEGTDPLVSSTLEDCVRDPQVLRHHKRRKFGVGRQPSSKGIKRCGICRAVGHNRLSCSQRHTHGQGHTAVDSGTQRRAVYEEADYGDYEDSWEECHLWSGHDASENHEDESCEEDHYLDVSLSEP, from the exons ATGAATTTGAAGGAAATCACAGTGGAAGAGATTAAAAGTCTCCATTTTCCAGATCGGGAAGTCGCATTTTTATTCTACAACTTATATGCAAAAATGAATGGGTTTGCCGCTCGAAGGTATAGGTCTCGGCGTAATCTAAATAATGAGTTGATACAACAATCTTTTGTATGCTTCAGGCAGGGCTTTCGGAAGGCAAGAATTTGTGATGGAGTCGAAGTTGCTGATTGGAAACGGGAGCCGAAGCCAGAGACTAGGTGTGGCTGTGAGGCAGAAATGCGCGTCCATATCGACAAGGATACGGGCAGATGGATTGTAACATACTTCCAGGAAGTTCATAATCACAAGATGCTTGAGGACACACTTACTTTCATGCTTCCAGGACATAGAAGGATGAACTCGGCAGCAATTGATCAAATGAATATGATGTTAAAAGTCGGCATCAAGACCCCACAGATTTATGCATCGTTTGTGCAGACAGCAGGTGGGTGTGAAAATGTTCCGTTTTTGAAGAGAGACATGTACAACAGAATTGACAAGCAACGGAGGATTATTGGTGGGGATGCAAGTGCGTGCCTGAAGTTGTTGCAACGTATGGAAGTAGAAAATCCAGGAATGTTTGTTAGACACCTAGCGGACAAAGATGGTCGTTTGGTGCATTTATTTTGGTGTGATAACTGCAGTCAACTAGATTATGAAATATTTGGGGATGTATTAGCATTTGATGCGACATATCGCAAGAATAAGTACATGTGTCCGCTAGTGGTTTTCTCAGGGGTTAATCATCACAATCAAACAATCGTGTTTGCCGCTGCCCTTGTTGCGAATGAGACAGAGGAAACATATAAGTGGCTATTGCAGCAATTTTTGGAAGGCATGAAGGGCAAGGCACCCGAATGTGTCATCACTGATGGTCATGGAGCCATGAAGAAAGCAATTGAATCAGTTTTTCCAAATTCGTATCATCGTCTGTGTGCATGGCACTTACTCCGAAATGCAACCTCAAACATAAGCAATCCTGTGTTTACATCTGAATTCAAGAAATGCATGTTATTTGACTATGAAGTGGCAGAGTTCGAACAGCACTGGAATAATGTGGTTTCTGAGCTAGGCCTACAAGATAATCCCTGGGTGTGTGATCTATATGCTAGAAGACATATGTGGGCAACTGCACACATCCGTGGTAATTTCTTTGGGGGCTTCCGAACCACGTCAAGATGTGAGGGGCTTCACTCTATGCTCGGCAAGTTTGTGCATTCCCGGCACAACTTAAAAGACTTTGTTGAGCAATTCTTTCGATGTATTAGTCAAATGAGGTCCCGGGAAGCATTCTCTGACTTACAATCCACTGTTGGGGATATGGTACTACAAAGCCCTCTACGATCGCTTGAAAGGTCTGCGGCAAGTGTACTGACAAGAGAGATATTTCTTATTTTCCGACCAATGCTTTCACGGGCTTGCACGTTAAAGGTAAGGTCGTGTACATTCACAGCATGTTCAGATATCTACTCCCTATTCCGGTCTGGAGATTCTGCCCGAGAGTGGCGCGTTTCACATTATCGAAATGGGTCATTCTTCAAGTGTTCGTGCATGAGGATGGAGACCCTTGGGATTCCTTGTGACCACATTATAGCAGTATTtcatcaccttgatatcactgaAATGCCTGCGAGTGTAATATTGGAGAGGTGGTCAAAAGATGCCCGTTCGAGGGTAAGGGCTTTCATGGAAAAGGGACCGTTTTGCTGGGATTCAATGGTTACCTGCCGCAATTGGATGTTGAATGACCTATGCAGGGAGTTGTGTGTGCTTGCTTCTGCACAAGTGGATGATTTTGTGGACGTCACTGGTAAATTGAGAAATGAAATTTTGCACTTGAAAAGCAAGAGAGTTTCTCCAATTGGGGAAGGAACTGATCCTCTGGTGTCATCTACTCTTGAGGATTGTGTAAGGGATCCACAGGTTCTACGTCACCACAAGCGCCGTAAATTTGGTGTGGGTAGGCAGCCATCTAGCAAGGGTATAAAGAGATGTGGAATTTGCCGCGCGGTTGGCCATAACCGATTATCTTGTTCACAAAGGCATACACACGGGCAAGGACACACTGCTGTTGATAGTGGTACCCAACGGAGGGCTGTTTATGAAGAGGCTGATTATGGTGACTATGAAGATTCATGGGAAGAG TGCCACCTTTGGAGCGGTCACGATGCTAGCGAGAACCATGAAGACGAATCTTGCGAGGAAGACCATTACTTGGATGTATCTTTGTCGGAGCCATGA